A region of Streptomyces halobius DNA encodes the following proteins:
- a CDS encoding ArsR/SmtB family transcription factor: MMTSVDTDLIRVLADPLRLKIVNLLAHETLCTTHLVEETGAKQTNLSNHLRVLREAGVVETEPCGRFTYYKLRPDVIAALAGQFTELAEHARTAVDRKRSCP, from the coding sequence ATGATGACGTCAGTCGACACTGATCTGATCCGGGTTCTGGCCGACCCGCTCAGGCTGAAGATCGTGAATCTGCTCGCCCACGAGACGCTGTGCACCACGCACTTGGTCGAGGAGACCGGGGCTAAGCAGACCAACCTCTCCAACCATCTTCGGGTGCTGCGGGAGGCGGGTGTGGTGGAGACCGAGCCCTGCGGCCGGTTCACCTACTACAAGCTGCGGCCCGACGTCATCGCCGCCCTCGCCGGTCAGTTCACCGAGCTGGCCGAGCACGCCCGTACCGCCGTCGACCGGAAGAGGTCCTGCCCGTGA